The Lucilia cuprina isolate Lc7/37 chromosome 5, ASM2204524v1, whole genome shotgun sequence genome includes a window with the following:
- the LOC111687566 gene encoding peptidyl-prolyl cis-trans isomerase D produces MNKELLQPVNATNPIVFLDINIGQEFAGRIIIELRKDVVPKTAENFRALCTGEKGLGTLGKPLHYKGVRFHKVTRVYVAQSGDVVNNDGSCGESIYGPIFEDENFLLEHSDEGCVSMANYGQPNTNNSQFIISSVACDNLNGTNVVVGKVLRGLGIIGDMEQNTSDDGIPSEEIVIVNCGEITPGQDWGYNDADETEEWLPPYPQDWEDKIKDFPIEELLELLTKIRNAGNYYFTREKFYEARRKYRKANRYYNLLRKRYDWQELAHIESSDDDLRKLDQFSVLNNVNMAAVELKLNNYASAKYCCTEALRLDNNCSKAYFRRGQAQIALKNYEDAISDLKRAHEFIPDNKHILNELNRGKQLLAEYNRHQMKKLKTLFN; encoded by the exons ATGAACAAAGAATTGTTACAACCAGTAAATGCAACGAATCCTATAGTTTTTCTAGACATTAACATTGGCCAGGAATTTG CCGGCCGTATTATAATAGAATTACGCAAAGATGTAGTCCCTAAGACGGCTGaaaatttccgtgctctgtgtACCGGTGAAAAAGGTTTAGGCACTTTGGGTAAGCCATTGCATTATAAAGGTGTGCGCTTCCATAAAGTAACTCGGGTGTATGTGGCACAAAGTGGTGATGTGGTAAACAATGATGGTTCTTGTGGAGAAAGTATATATGGTCCAATATTTGaagatgaaaattttctattagag cATTCCGATGAGGGCTGTGTTAGTATGGCCAACTATGGTCAGCCCAATACAAATAACTCGCAATTTATTATCTCTTCGGTGGCGTGTGACAATCTAAATGGAACAAATGTGGTTGTGGGAAAAGTACTTAGAGGTTTGGGTATTATTGGTGATATGGAACAGAATACCAGCGATGATGGAATACCTAGTGAG GAAATTGTTATAGTGAATTGTGGTGAAATTACACCAGGACAAGATTGGGGTTATAATGATGCCGATGAAACGGAAGAGTGGTTGCCACCATATCCACAAGACTGGGaagataaaattaaagattttccg attgaagaattattagaattattaaccaaaatacGTAATGCTGGCAATTACTACTTTACACGGGAAAAATTCTATGAAGCACGACGTAAATACCGCAAGGCCAATCGATATTACAATCTTTTGCGTAAACGTTATGATTGGCAAGAACTAGCTCATATTGAGAGTTCCGATGATGATCTCAGAAAATTGGATCAATTTTCCGTGTTAAATAATGTCAATATGGCTGCGGTTGAATTGAAATTGAATAATTACGCAAGTGCAAAATATTGTTGTACAGAAGCTTTACGTCTGGATAACAATTGTAGTAAGGCATACTTTAGACGCGGTCAAGCACAAATAGCCCTGAAAAATTACGAAGATGCTATAAGCGATTTAAAAAGAGCCCATGAATTTATACCAGATAATAAACATATTCTGAATGAACTTAATCGTGGCAAGCAGTTGTTGGCTGAATACAACCGCcatcaaatgaaaaaattaaaaactcttttcaactaa
- the LOC111687568 gene encoding odorant receptor 63a-like, translating into MSQMLKDILKSQQIVNEQILSTFYKISFMTGVNIKYKTGFKDPIKFVNALLVLISLVGLCAQYCLVWHNRNEPFVESADAICTANQAWISILKLIYLVFVQHEFYDLLHTATDGTLLYELGIFDLAINCKQQLLQEIKEILTDSWVHIKHQLNFFTFSCMMACGFYMFSCIFANYYYTHIQPQNFTLQLPMPALFPMWHDYGMTLPYYPIQYIIAGIENYICGMCAVCFDGIFIIIVVHCSALFEVLHKLLEHATNEEIPQTERVKYLLCCVRLHGRIYRYYEKINSMYRNPSLAQCLLSMLVLCVVMFMANVGLEQDITLFFKMLCFLGAAGFQIVIYCYNGQKIITESEKTPSLWYINSWYNESKQFRYIINMMILRTNRTLYLQVSGFTTMSHMTLLSIVQTSGSYFLLLRNLSGMD; encoded by the exons atgtctcaGATGCTAAAGGACATTTTGAAATCACAACAAATTGTTAATGAACAAATATtaagtactttttataaaatatcatttatgaCTGGGgtgaatattaaatataaaactggTTTTAAAGATCCCATTAAATT TGTCAATGCTTTGCTGGTGCTAATATCCTTGGTGGGTCTATGTGCCCAATACTGTTTGGTTTGGCATAATCGTAATGAACCATTTGTAGAATCGGCCGAT GCTATTTGTACGGCGAATCAAGCTTGGATTtcgatattaaaattaatttatttggtaTTTGTGCAGCATGAATTCTACGATCTATTGCATACTGCCACCGATGGTACTTTGCTATATGAATTGGGCATTTTCGATTTgg CCATAAATTGCAAACAACAACTTCTGCAAGAAATTAAGGAGATTTTGACCGATTCTTGGGTGCACATTAAGCatcaattaaatttctttactttCTCGTGCATGATGGCTTGCGGTTTTTATATGTTCTCCTGTATATTTGCCAATTACTATTACACCCATATACAACCACAAAATTTCACTCTACAATTAC CAATGCCTGCATTATTTCCCATGTGGCATGACTATGGCATGACATTACCCTACTATCCCATACAATATATAATTGCTGGTATTGAGAATTATATATGTGGAATGT GTGCTGTATGTTTTGATGGGATTTTCATTATAATAGTGGTTCATTGTTCGGCATTATTTGAAGTCCTTCATAAACTCTTAGAGCATGCTACAAATGAGGAAATACCACAAACCGAAAGAGTTAAATATTTGCTCTGCTGTGTGCGTTTGCATGGACGAATTTACAG ATATTATGAGAAAATCAACAGCATGTATCGTAATCCCAGTTTGGCTCAGTGTCTCTTGAGTATGTTGGTTTTATGTGTGGTCATGTTTATGGCCAATGTTGGCCTAGAACAGGATATAACATTGTTCTTCAAAATGTTGTGTTTCTTGGGTGCTGCTGGTtttcaaattgttatttattgctATAATGGTCAGAAAATTATAACAGAG AGTGAGAAAACTCCTTCACTTTGGTACATCAATTCCTGGTATAATGAATCTAAACAATTTcgttatataattaatatgatGATTTTGAGAACTAATCGTACTTTATACTTACAAGTATCGGGTTTTACTACCATGTCTCATATGACATTGCTATCG atTGTTCAGACAAGTGGTTCATATTTCTTATTGTTGAGAAATCTTAGTGGCATGGATTAA
- the LOC111687567 gene encoding odorant receptor 63a-like: MSEDLNKILLKKSLQNKKIIKPLVWISMSIGCNIKYATSFKDPVKLISLTLVISSILGLGGQYYFIWENRSKSMLTYTDAICTSFQTWISISKLFHFAFTQHKFEKLVKIAQNTEILQNFEIFELNIFNKKHITEEIQGILDDSWLDIKRQLNFYIISVFGIVGWYYFSCLAVNIYNTYTYSSPTEFELLYPFQGAFPMWRDKGIQFPYYFVTYIISGSETHISGMSAVSFAGLYIVTSLHTLALLKILRRLVAYSTTEDVLPQERVKYILAWAKLHQRIYEYFYEINSLYYIQSAPLFLCSMLVICLLIFQGSVGLGSDVDVVIKMVLYFAAAGFEVSMFCFNGQRLTSESERLPVALYNCKWYEECTEFKFIIRMMLMRTNRTLAIQVGGFTTMSLVTLLGIMRSSFSYCLLLREFNSE; this comes from the exons ATGTCAGAAGATCTAAATaagattttgcttaaaaaaagtttacaaaataagaaaataattaaacctTTGGTATGGATTTCAATGTCAATTGGTTGTAATATTAAATATGCAACGTCATTTAAAGATCCAGTGAAGTT AATAAGCTTGACCTTAGTAATATCGTCTATACTGGGTTTGGGTGGTCAATATTATTTCATTTGGGAGAATCGTTCCAAATCTATGCTGACATATACAGAT GCCATCTGTACTTCTTTTCAAACATGGATTTCGATCAGCAAATTGTTCCATTTCGCTTTTACCcaacataaatttgaaaaattagtaaaaattgcTCAGAATACGGAAATTTTACAGaactttgaaatatttgaaCTAA ATATCTTCAACAAAAAGCATATAACCGAAGAGATTCAAGGCATACTTGACGACTCGTGGTTAGATATAAAAcgtcaattaaatttttatattatcagTGTATTTGGCATCGTGGGTTGgtattattttagttgtttagCTGTCAATATCTATAATACATATACCTATTCCAGTCCCACAGAATTTGAATTATTATATC catttCAAGGCGCTTTTCCCATGTGGCGTGATAAAGGTATACAATTTCCTTATTATTTTGTCACCTACATAATAAGTGGCTCAGAGACCCATATATCGGGAATGT CTGCTGTAAGTTTTGCCGGTCTTTATATTGTCACCTCTTTACATACTTTggctttattgaaaattctacGCCGACTTGTTGCCTATTCGACAACTGAGGATGTTTTGCCACAAGAACGTGTTAAGTATATATTGGCCTGGGCTAAATTACATCAACGCATATATGA aTATTTTTACGAGATTAATTCTTTGTATTATATTCAGAGTGCTCCACTGTTTCTTTGTAGTATGCTGGTCATATGTTTGTTGATATTTCAGGGCAGTGTTGGTCTG GGCTCCGATGTTGATGTTGTCATAAAAATGGTTCTCTATTTTGCGGCAGCTGGTTTTGAGGTCTCTATGTTTTGCTTTAATGGCCAACGTTTAACATCGGAG AGTGAACGACTGCCAGTAGCTCTTTATAACTGTAAATGGTATGAAGAATGTacagaatttaaatttattatacggATGATGCTAATGAGAACCAATCGAACGCTTGCTATACAAGTGGGGGGCTTTACAACAATGTCTTTGGTTACACTCTTGGGG ATTATGCGTTCCAGTTTTTCCTATTGTCTGTTGCTGCGTGAATTCAACAGTGAATAA
- the LOC111687565 gene encoding laminin subunit gamma-1, with product MKRSKWSLSFTQHSILSWSLMTILLLNNGPQLSYGHGPTTFMPALECYDKYNKPQKCMPEFINAAYQLQIEATNTCGEQGENHFCVQTMNSNYKNCEFCRWEDHNPSYLTDLHDPQNPSWWQSETMYEGIQHPNHVNLTLHLRKSFDITYVRLLFRSPRPESFAIYKRTCESCPWIPYQYYSATCRDTYALPDSRAIRKGEGEAHALCTSEYSDISPLRDGEIAFSTLEGRPSGINFERSTELQEWVTATDIRITLDRLNTFGDELFGDAQVLRSYFYAISDIAVGARCKCNGHASKCVPSTGMNGERRLVCECRHNTDGPDCDKCLPLYNDVKWKRATSTEVNECKACNCNGYADKCFFDAHLYNMTGHGGHCLDCRDNRDGPNCERCKENFYMREDSYCIHCGCDPVGSRSLQCNSQGKCQCKPGVTGDKCDRCEANYYQFGPHGCQPCGCDPRGSFGNMPSCDPETGICHCKDNVEGKRCNECKPGFFNLDMTNRFGCTPCFCYGHTSECQTAPGYSVVSTTSNFNKHKERWSAVDLYAQDIDIKYNQYSHSIGTTAHGNDYVYFQAPERFLGDQRASYNRDLKFKLQLVGQIAPSTSASDIILEGAGTKISLPIFAQGNGMPDNDVKEYTFRLHEHRDYQWQPSQSARGFLSILSNLTAIKIRGTYSKQGEAILDDVELQTAHRGAAGQPATWIEQCTCPEGYLGQFCESCAPGYRHSPARGGPFMPCIPCDCNGHAEICDSETGRCICQHNTTGDNCDQCAKGYYGNALGGTPYDCKRCPCPNDGACMQINGDTVICTECPVGYFGARCEQCSDGFYGDPTGLYGEVQTCKSCDCNGNVDPNAVGNCNRTSGECLKCIHNTAGKYCDECLPGHFGDPLALPHGQCDRCSCYPPGTEQNNDGISQCDQVTGQCHCKPSVIGRDCGECQPGYFNIMSGNGCENCMCDPIGSYNSTCDRSSGQCFCKPGVVGLHCDQCDVYHYGFSSEGCKPCECDESGSKGFQCDQNGQCPCNDNVEGRRCDRCKENKYDRHLGCIDCPDCYNLVQDAANEHRAKLKNLSSTLDEIARTPVTNDGEFEAKLKSVQEKVDILLNDAKYGAGDSGKTYVEVLSDLHKRLESINSHLDSADALQDSANEEIEKAKHNHTIAQDIIQAAKTDLKNALDLLHDEGEQALAKAQNKSVEFGVQSDQISDISREARALADRLESEAQFDLKNAKDANDAVEKAYELAKSAINLQQKVSDELRTEVRLELDTVKQGLGTATQTTKEALRKANEVYDAALSLLNDVSGLSAPEIDIKKFKEEALEANKQADELLQQVNDISNSNGDLFENFEQEISLADVMLERANQQKLDDIDLLKRAQDAFDKATKAVEQGDNTLKEANNTYHTLAGFQSDVQKSSQKADLALQTVPSIEQEIEKAENLIRQAEEALDGANKNANEAKMNAQEAQQKYAEQASKDAEFIRKRANETKVSARKLRDEADQLNHRVKVTEIDIGKLEESSSKDDNLVDDAKRKVGQAKADTEEAKKQIDKAVNELDDINEELINLKDINTADLDKLEKRLDAVELDVNRANLTGRIEKFREMRNIQKKTVEKYEKELLELQQEVHNVRLISEALPANCFSRSRLEP from the exons atgaaacGCAGTAAGTGGAGCTTAAGCTTCACTCAACATTCTATACTCTCATGGTCTTTAATGACAATATTGTTGCTAAATAATGGACCACAATTGTCGTATGGTCATGGTCCCACCACATTTATGCCAGCCTTGGAATGTTACGACAAATATAATAAACCTCAG aaatgtaTGCCGGAATTCATAAATGCTGCTTACCAATTGCAAATCGAAGCAACAAATACATGCGGCGAGCAGGGTGAAAATCACTTTTGTGTACAAACAATGAACTCAAACTACAAGAACTGTGAATTTTGCAG ATGGGAAGATCACAATCCATCGTATTTAACGGATTTGCATGATCCACAAAATCCATCATGGTGGCAATCGGAAACCATGTATGAAGGCATACAACATCCCAATCATGTCAATTTAACATTGCATTTAC gcAAATCTTTTGATATTACTTATGTACGTCTATTGTTCCGTTCTCCCCGACCGGAATCGTTTGCCATTTACAAACGTACTTGTGAGTCCTGTCCTTGGATACCTTACCAATATTACAGTGCCACTTGTAGAGATACTTATGCCTTACCCGACTCTAGAGCCATACGTAAGGGTGAGGGTGAAGCCCATGCTTTGTGTACCAGTGAATACAGTGATATATCACCTTTAAGAGATGGTGAAATTGCCTTCTCCACATTGGAAGGTCGTCCCAGTGGTATTAATTTTGAACGCAGCACTGAATTGCAG GAATGGGTAACCGCCACTGATATTCGTATTACTCTTGATCGTCTCAATACTTTTGGTGATGAACTCTTCGGTGATGCTCAAGTATTGAGATCATATTTTTATGCCATTTCTGATATAGCTGTTGGTGCACGTTGCAAGTGTAATGGTCACGCTAGTAAATGTGTGCCCAGCACAGGCATGAATGGTGAACGCAGACTGGTGTGTGAATGTCGTCACAACACCGATGGTCCAGATTGTGACAAATGTCTGCCATTGTACAATGACGTCAAATGGAAAAGGGCCACATCAACAGAAGTCAACGAATGTAAAG CCTGTAATTGTAACGGTTATGCTGATAAATGTTTCTTCGATGCCCATCTCTACAATATGACCGGTCATGGTGGTCACTGTTTAGATTGTCGCGACAATCGTGATGGTCCCAATTGTGAACGTTGTAAGGAGAATTTCTATATGCGCGAAGATAGTTATTGTATTCATTGTGGTTGTGATCCTGTCGGTTCGCGTTCACTACAATGTAACAGCCAAGGCAAGTGTCAATGTAAACCTGGTGTTACTGGCGATAAATGTGATCGTTGTGAAGCAAATTACTATCAATTTGGTCCACATGGTTGCCAGCCTTGCGGTTGTGATCCTCGTGGTTCATTTGGTAATATGCCTTCTTGTGATCCCGAGACGGGTATATGTCATTGCAAAGACAATGTAGAGGGTAAACGTTGTAATGA atGTAAACCTGGCTTCTTTAACTTGGACATGACTAATCGTTTTGGTTGCACACCCTGTTTCTGTTACGGTCACACTTCAGAGTGTCAAACTGCCCCAGGTTATTCCGTAGTTTCTACTACTTCCAATTTCAATAAACATAAAGAACGTTGGAGTGCTGTAGATTTGTATGCCCAAGATATTGACATTAAGTATAACCAATATAGTCACAGTATTGGTACTACTGCCCATGGCAATGATTATGTGTATTTCCAAGCTCCTGAACGTTTCTTGGGTGATCAAAGAGCTTCTTATAATCgtgatttaaaattcaaattgcaATTGGTGGGTCAAATTGCTCCGAGCACTAGTGCCAGTGATATTATTTTGGAAGGTGCTGGTACTAAAATTTCATTACCCATTTTCGCCCAAGGCAATGGTATGCCCGATAATGATGTAAAGGAATATACTTTCCGTTTGCATGAACATCGTGACTATCAGTGGCAACCTAGTCAATCGGCCAGAGGTTTCCTGTCTATACTTTCCAATTTGACAGCCATCAAGATTCGCGGTACTTACTCGAAGCAAGGTGAGGCTATTTTGGATGATGTTGAATTGCAAACAGCTCATAGAGGTGCTGCTGGTCAACCTGCTACCTGGATTGAACAATGTACTTGTCCCGAAGGTTATTTGGGTCAGTTCTGTGAATCTTGTGCTCCTGGTTATCGCCATAGTCCCGCCAGAGGTGGTCCATTTATGCCTTGTATTCCTTGTGATTGTAATGGTCATGCTGAAATTTGTGATTCCGAAACTGGTCGTTGTATCTGTCAACACAATACCACTGGTGATAACTGTGACCAGTGTGCCAAGGGTTACTATGGTAATGCTTTGGGTGGTACTCCTTACGACTGCAAACGTTGTCCCTGTCCCAATGACGGTGCCTGTATGCAAATCAATGGTGATACTGTCATCTGTACCGAGTGTCCTGTCGGTTACTTTGGAGCCCGTTGTGAACAATGTTCGGATGGTTTCTATGGTGATCCTACCGGTTTATATGGCGAAGTACAAACATGTAAATCATGTGACTGTAACGGCAATGTAGATCCTAATGCTGTGGGTAATTGTAACCGTACCTCTGGTGAATGTTTGAAATGTATCCACAACACCGCTGGAAAATATTGTGATGAATGTTTACCCGGTCATTTCGGTGATCCTCTAGCCTTGCCACATGGTCAATGTGATCGTTGCAGTTGTTATCCTCCAGGTACAGAACAAAATAATGATGGTATTTCCCAGTGTGATCAAGTTACTGGCCAGTGTCATTGTAAACCTAGTGTTATTGGACGCGATTGTGGTGAATGTCAGCCAGGCTATTTCAATATCATGTCTGGCAATGGTTGTGAGAACTGTATGTGCGATCCTATTGGTTCCTATAATTCTACCTGTGATCGTTCTTCGGGTCAATGTTTCTGCAAGCCTGGTGTTGTAGGTTTGCATTGTGATCAATGTGATGTTTATCATTATGGCTTCTCCTCCGAAGGCTGCAAACCTTGTGAATGTGATGAAAGTGGTTCAAAGGGCTTCCAGTGCGATCAAAATGGTCAATGTCCTTGCAATGACAATGTGGAAGGCAGACGTTGTGATCGTTGTAAGGAAAACAAATACGATCGTCATTTAGGCTGTATCGACTGTCCCGATTGTTACAATCTTGTACAAGATGCCGCCAATGAACACAGAGCTAAATTGAAGAATTTAAGCTCCACTTTGGATGAAATTGCTCGTACGCCGGTCACCAACGATGGTGAATTTGAAGCCAAATTGAAGTCTGTGCAAGAGAAGGtagatattttgttaaatgatgCCAAATATGGAGCTGGCGATAGTGGTAAAACTTACGTTGAAGTTTTGAGTGATTTGCACAAACGTTTGGAAAGCATTAATAGCCATTTAGATAGCGCCGATGCTCTGCAAGACTCAGCCAATGAAGAGATTGAAAAGGCTAAACACAATCATACCATTGCCCAAGATATTATACAAGCTGCCAAGACTGATTTGAAAAATGCTTTGGATTTGTTACATGATGAAGGTGAACAGGCTTTGGCTAAAGCCCAAAATAAATCCGTTGAGTTTGGTGTACAGTCCGATCAAATTTCCGATATATCACGTGAAGCTAGAGCTTTGGCCGATCGTTTGGAATCGGAGGCacaatttgatttgaaaaatgcCAAGGATGCCAATGATGCAGTAGAAAAGGCTTATGAATTGGCCAAGAGTGCCATTAATTTGCAACAGAAAGTAAGCGATGAATTAAGAACTGAAGTACGTTTAGAATTGGATACTGTTAAACAAGGTTTGGGAACCGCCACCCAAACAACTAAGGAAGCTTTACGTAAAGCCAATGAAGTTTATGATGCTGCCTTGAGTTTGTTGAATGATGTTTCTGGTTTAAGTGCACCTGAAATCGACATTAAGAAATTCAAGGAAGAAGCTTTAGAAGCCAACAAACAAGCCGATGAGCTTTTGCAGCAAGTCAATGACATTTCAAATAGTAATGGTGATCTTTTCGAAAACTTTGAACAGGAAATAAGTTTGGCTGATGTTATGTTAGAAAG agccAATCAACAAAAATTGGATGATATTGATTTGTTAAAGAGAGCTCAAGATGCTTTCGATAAGGCCACCAAGGCTGTAGAACAAGGTGACAATACTTTGAAGGAGGCTAATAATACCTATCACACTTTGGCCG gTTTCCAATCGGATGTACAAAAATCTTCCCAGAAGGCAGATTTGGCTTTACAAACTGTACCCAGCATTGAGCAAGAGATTGAAAAGGCTGAAAATCTAATTAGACAAGCCGAAGAAGCTTTGGATGGAGCCAATAAGAATGCCAACGAAGCCAAAATGAATGCCCAAGAGGCACAACAAAAATATGCCGAACAAGCTTCAAAG GATGCCGAATTTATACGCAAACGCGCTAATGAAACTAAAGTCAGTGCACGCAAATTGAGAGATGAAGCCGATCAATTAAATCATCGTGTTAAAGTAACCGAAATCGATATTGGTAAACTCGAAGAATCTTCTAGTAAAGATGATAATTTAGTAGATGATGCCAAACGCAAG GTGGGTCAAGCCAAGGCCGATACTGAAGAAGCTAAAAAACAAATCGACAAAGCTGTCAATGAGCTGGATGATATTAATGAAGAATTAATTAATCTTAAAGATATTAATACAGCTGATTTAGATAAACTAG aaaaaCGTTTGGATGCCGTTGAATTGGATGTTAATCGTGCCAATTTAACTGGTCGCATTGAGAAATTCCGGGAAATGCGcaatatacaaaagaaaactgTAGAAAAATACGAAAAAGAACTATTGGAACTGCAACAGGAAGTCCACAATGTTCGTTTAATATCCGAAGCTTTGCCTGCCAATTGCTTCTCCAGAAGTAGACTTGAACCTTAA